The genomic window CTGCTGCAAACTCCGGAACGCCGAATGCCCGATTTGAACTAGAACTTCATACCCAGCGTAAGGCTGTAGCCATTCAGCTCGCTGTTCGATCCGCTGATGAAGTAGTAGCGCAAGTCGGCCGAAATCGGATTCGGACCGTGAACCAGGTCGTATCCCACCAGCAGCATTGCGGCTGCGCCGTCGGTACCGGTACCACTCGCGCGCTTCCCGAACGAATAACCGGCGCCACCGCCGTAGCGCAGATTGTCCTTGTGCGCGATAAGGTTGACCATCACAGGGATGCTGTAGACAGTGTCCCAACCGTTGTAGCCGATGCCAACGGTGATGTCGTATTGATTCCCGGTGTAGACCTGCCGCTCAACCATGCCGCTGAACGCCACGTTGCCGATCTTGCGTGAGGCGGCCTCGCTGCCTACAAAATACGGACCTACGCGGAGCGTCCAGTTTTTGGCTAACTCCGGCGTACTCTCGCCATCCTGAGCACGGCATATGCCGGGCGACATAACCAGCACCAGTCCGAAGGTTAGGGCAATGAGCCCGGTTCCCAGAAAGCGTTTCACAGAGCCTCCTCCTATTTCTGCTTCAGGGTATGCCGCGGCAGCAAGCCGCAGCAAACAGCCGAACACCTGCCACTACTGTACCCGGTTCCACTTCCGCACCGCATATTCCTTCACGGTTCACCTGGAGCATTCGCGAATCGGCGTGGCCGGCTACAGGCTGTGCCGCCGCCGCAGCACGGCGCCGGCCAGGTTGTTCGTAGGTTTTCCGTGCCGAACCGCTGCAACGCCGTTAACAAACACCCACTCAATGCCAATCGGCGTTGAACGCGGCGCTTCAAACGTTGCGGTATCGGCAATGCGCGCCGCATCGAACACCGCGATATCAGCCGCGTAACCGGGCCGCACCAGTCCACGCCGATCGAGCCCAAGGCGAGCTGCCGGACTGCCCGTCATTTTGTAGATTGCATCCTCCAGCGTTAGAATCCGCTCCTCGCGGACGTAGCGGCCCAGCACGCGTGGAAAACAGCCGTACAGGCGGGGATGGCACGTACCACGCAGGTGCAGCCCGTCACTGCCTATCATCTGGTGGCGCCACTGAAGCATCTCGCGTACATTGCCCTCATGCGCCGAGTGGTTGATGTAACAGGCGGCGAACCGCTCCTGGGCAATCACCCGGCACAACCAGGCCGGCACGCTCATGCCGCGCGCCTCCGCAGCGTCGGTAAAACGCCAGCCCTCATGCCGGGCACCGTCGGCAGATTGCGCGCCGGAGAGCCGGTACTGCTCCCAGTTGAAACCTGTCGCCGCCAGGTCGCGTTCTATAGCGGAACGCTGCTGGGCATCGTTCAGCCGCTCCTCCAGCCGCACCGGACCACCCTCGGTGCACCACTCCGGCAGCAGCGCCTGCAGCAGCGACGACCCGGCCGTGTATGGATAGATGTCGCTGGTCACGTCGACGCCGGAAGCGCGCTCCCGCTCCAGAATTTCAATCAGCTCGCCGGCGCGGCCGGCATTGGCCGGCCCGTTCAGTTGGAGATGCGATATCTGTACCGGAACGCCGGCTTCTCGCGCGATGTCACAGCTCTCTCGCGTGGCCTCAAACAGGCGTTCGCCGTAGTCACGCTGGTGAGTGGCAAAAAAACCGGCGGTTCGGCACAACCTGACTAGCTCGTCGCGAGATGCCGAACGCATGGGTGCATACCACAGTCCCGTGCTCATGCCCCAGGCGCCATCCGCTATTGCTTCTTCCAGCAGCGCGGCCATCGCGTTCAGCTCACCGTCGGTGGCAGGCCGGTTCTGCATACCCATCACCGAGACACGCACCGCACCGTGCGGCGCAA from Armatimonadota bacterium includes these protein-coding regions:
- a CDS encoding D-aminoacylase — translated: MTSSGTVIRNATIVDGSGAPGCIADLHFVDGLIVATGRLPATMDGVESIDATGLTVAPGFIDIHTHADLALLAHPQHLPKVMQGVTTEVFTNCGLGFAPVTGEALAVQRRYLGGLFGDASDGSVDCSWESVGDLLSQYQRTGIGCNVVYLAPHGAVRVSVMGMQNRPATDGELNAMAALLEEAIADGAWGMSTGLWYAPMRSASRDELVRLCRTAGFFATHQRDYGERLFEATRESCDIAREAGVPVQISHLQLNGPANAGRAGELIEILERERASGVDVTSDIYPYTAGSSLLQALLPEWCTEGGPVRLEERLNDAQQRSAIERDLAATGFNWEQYRLSGAQSADGARHEGWRFTDAAEARGMSVPAWLCRVIAQERFAACYINHSAHEGNVREMLQWRHQMIGSDGLHLRGTCHPRLYGCFPRVLGRYVREERILTLEDAIYKMTGSPAARLGLDRRGLVRPGYAADIAVFDAARIADTATFEAPRSTPIGIEWVFVNGVAAVRHGKPTNNLAGAVLRRRHSL